In a genomic window of Paroedura picta isolate Pp20150507F chromosome 14, Ppicta_v3.0, whole genome shotgun sequence:
- the BBS2 gene encoding BBSome complex member BBS2 — protein sequence MLVPVFTLKLNHKILPRMVAMGRYDGTHPCLTAATQAGKVFIHNPHARGQRVTSNRLVLSAQDSDISLLNINEAVSCLTAGVLNPTLGCDSLLVGTQTSLLAYDVHNNADLFYEGVPDGANAVVLGTLGDISSPLAIIGGNCSLQGFNHEGKDLFWTVTGDNVRSLALCDFNGDGKNELLVGSDDFDIRVFKEDEIAAEISETEAVTALTPMCTCRFAYALSNGTVGVYEKMARYWRIKSKNQAVSIHAFDVNSDGVNELVTGWSNGKVDARNDRTGEVIFKDNFASSIAGIVQGDYRMDGNTQLICCSVDGEVRGYLPVSREMKGSFSDSTAEQDLIRELSQKKQNLLLELRNYEENVKQVELNTQVTEMDGQRGVIPANTQLQTTLAVNLGSDSQPAHVELCISTSNETIIRAALIFAEGIFEGESHVVHPNLQNVSNRIRVPLSPPKDVPVDLHIKAFVGYKNSMQFHVFELTRQLPRFAMYTLSKADAPEPRSFVRFTISERVQRVIMWVNQSFLLTEEMETQSTPFQVSFTSLRNAGQLCIKIKPSGEISIGTDDIDLAGDIIQSMTSFLAIEDLQVEADFPVYFEELRKALIKVDESYSVCQKLTTNMADSSNLIRSMLVRAEDSRLMGDMKNMKQRYMELYNLNKDLLSEYKIRCTNHTEFLNNLKAINQAIQRAGRLRVGKPKMQVIAACREAIKNDNINMLFKIMRVGTASS from the exons ATGCTGGTGCCCGTCTTCACCCTCAAGCTCAACCACAAAATCCTGCCCCGCATGGTAGCCATGGGCAGGTACGACGGCACCCACCCCTGCCTCACGGCGGCCACGCAGGCCGGCAAG GTTTTTATTCATAATCCTCATGCACGTGGTCAGCGTGTCACTTCCAACCGTTTGGTGCTTAGTGCCCAGGACTCTGATATTTCTCTTCTGAACATTAATGAAGCAGTCAGTTGCTTGACGGCAGGGGTCCTGAATCCCACCCTCGGCTGTGATTCCCTTCTGGTTGGCACGCAGACCAGTTTGCTGGCCTATGATGTGCACAACAATGCTGATTTGTTTTACGAAGGA GTTCCAGATGGAGCCAATGCAGTAGTACTTGGAACATTAGGAGACATTTCCTCACCCCTTGCAATTATTGGTGGCAACTGTTCCTTGCAGGGCTTCAATCATGAAGGGAAAGACCTTTTCTGGACG GTCACCGGGGATAATGTTCGCTCACTGGCGTTGTGTGACTTTAACGGTGATGGGAAAAATGAG CTTCTTGTTGGATCTGATGATTTTGACATTAGGGTTTTTAAGGAAGATGAAATCGCAGCAGAAATTTCGGAGACTGAG GCTGTCACTGCACTGACACCAATGTGCACCTGCCGATTTGCCTATGCCCTTTCCAACGGGACAGTGGGGGTTTATGAGAAAATGGCTCGCTACTGGAGAATTAAA TCTAAAAACCAGGCTGTGAGCATACATGCGTTTGATGTCAACAGTGACGGTGTGAATGAACTGGTAACTGGTTGGTCCAATGGAAAG GTTGATGCACGCAATGACCGAACTGGAGAGGTCATCTTCAAGGATAATTTTGCTTCCTCCATTGCGGGGATAGTGCAGGGAGATTATCGAATGGATGGTAACACCCAGTTAATCTGCTGCTCAGTTGATGGGGAAG TGCGAGGATACCTGCCAGTAAGCCGAGAGATGAAAGGAAGCTTTTCAGACAGCACTGCGGAGCAGGACCTGATTAGAGAGCTTAGTCAGAAGAAACAAAATCTGCTGCTAGAGTTACGGAACTATGAAGAAAATGtgaag CAAGTGGAGCTGAACACTCAAGTGACCGAGATGGACGGGCAGAGGGGTGTGATTCCAGCTAACACCCAGCTTCAGACGACGCTCGCAGTCAATCTGGGCTCAGACAGCCAGCCTGCTCATGTCGAGCTGTGCATTTCCACATCGAACG AGACTATCATCCGAGCTGCACTGATCTTCGCAGAAGGAATATTTGAAGGCGAGAGCCACGTGGTTCACCCTAATCTCCAGAATGTCTCAAATCGCATCAGagttcctctctcccctcccaaagaTGTCCCAGTGGATTTACACATCAAGGCCTTTGTGGGTTACAAGAACAG TATGCAGTTCCATGTTTTTGAGCTCACAAGGCAACTCCCTCGCTTCGCCATGTATACACTCAGTAAAGCAGATGCTCCTGAGCCTCGGAGCTTTGTAAGATTCACCATCAGTGAGAGAGTGCAAAGG GTCATCATGTGGGTGAACCAGAGTTTTTTGCTAACAGAagaaatggagacccaaagcacgCCATTTCAAGTCTCCTTCACCTCCCTGCGTAACGCGGGGCAGCTGTGCATCAAAATCAAGCCCAGCGGGGAG ATCTCCATTGGCACCGACGACATTGACCTGGCTGGCGACATAATCCAGTCGATGACTTCCTTTTTAGCAATCGAGGACTTGCAGGTTGAGGCAGATTTCCCTGTGTATTTTGAGGAGCTGCGCAAGGCCCTGATCAAG GTGGACGAGTCTTATTCTGTATGCCAGAAGCTCACAACCAACATGGCTGACAGCTCTAACCTCATCCGAAGCATGCTAGTCCGAGCAGAAGATTCCCGCCTCATGGGTGACAT GAAGAATATGAAGCAGCGATACATGGAACTGTACAATCTCAACAAAGATTTGCTGTCTGAGTATAAAATCCGATGCACCAACCACACCGAGTTCTTAAATAATCTCAAGGCAATAAATCAGGCTATCCAAAGAGCAGGACGCCTTCGAG